From a single Sparus aurata chromosome 13, fSpaAur1.1, whole genome shotgun sequence genomic region:
- the smg8 gene encoding protein smg8, producing the protein MAYFTEFINYTYFPTKNTCSQQRNGSTSLYHSDILVYKPGRIAGDECVVVFIPPSSSMKEANMSLPVSMGSLFQAALEEDAAHRDDGLCVVGIFGKSNMQSGPPKESLINTLADKHIFSLFGVPEDDGGGTADSHIQAFYNQESRVLYLLLSSVSDSRQLLRACQSLSAGIGHSDAHDFWKGLDRQHCLHLLYMFSVCHVLLLVHPNQTFDVSYDRLFRALDALRQKVLPLIRAAIKDCPVSKEWKVNCRPCPPRLLFVFQMNGSLKVFGNGSESGGNPDKPKKHSPRRRLQHALEDQIYRIFRKSRVLTNQSSNCLFTVPANQAFVYVIPTVEEDPVGALLGQLRSNCILCEQDSTTLVSGPRRYQQMRRSARQPGFGGDLVGMSMGGQPVDCSLKEFLWQHVELVLTKKGFDDSVGRNPQPSHFELPTYSKWIQVASRLHQVLISNTEEETAELATKVQGQLKVLEGFLDADTKFSENRCQKALPLAHSAYQSNLPHNYTTTVHKNQLAQALRVYSQHARGVAFQRYALQLHEDCYKFWSNGHQLCEERSLTDQHCVHKFHLLPQPGEKPDMDRNPPILNHNSRGRSTSSCNCGRKQAPREDPFDIQAANYDFYQMLDEKCCGKLERIDFPVFQPSTPDPAPACNQPAQRVPCEASGSGEAERLKESTTAQSHTPGDTSLSLALSLGQSTDSLGPYADGDGTETQVQQKRPSLVDRQPSTVEYLPGMMHSGCPKGLLPKFSSWSLVKLGPAKSYNCHTGLEQPGFLPGSSFLLPWDLVIRSRSEEDTGLTEPLDGGTSSWPAPNKTLVGKRGSTGGLGRSRRRDDMARVFVGFEYEDSRGRRFISCGPDKIVKVLGPGGAKDPATRVLNTDMPLYIPSPSQGRGLKPHFAQLARLYIVVPDAPLEVTLNPQVQPGPPPCPVFHPEQTDLVLPPDSLWVLRFPFSYSTERGPCYPPKENQPLNNYKVLRGILKATTANPPPQ; encoded by the exons ATGGCTTATTTTACTGAATTTATTAATTATACTTATTTTCCCACGAAAAACACATGCAGCCAACAGAGGAACGGTTCAACAAGTTTGTACCACTCGGACATTTTAGTGTACAAACCCGGAAGAATAGCCGGAGACGAGTGCGTCGTTGTTTTTATACCCCCGAGTTCCAGCATGAAGGAAGCCAACATGTCGCTCCCTGTGAGTATGGGGTCGCTGTTTCAAGCAGCCCTGGAAGAGGACGCTGCTCATCGGGACGACGGCCTGTGTGTCGTCGGTATTTTCGGTAAAAGCAACATGCAGTCCGGCCCGCCGAAAGAGTCTCTCATCAATACTCTGGCGGACAAACACATCTTCTCTCTGTTCGGCGTACCTGAGGACGACGGTGGTGGCACCGCGGACAGCCACATTCAGGCTTTCTACAACCAGGAGAGCCGGGTGCTGtacctgctgctctcctccGTGTCCGACAGTCGGCAGCTGCTGCGGGCCTGCCAGTCTCTGAGCGCCGGTATCGGCCACTCAGACGCCCACGACTTCTGGAAAGGCCTGGACAGACAGCactgcctccacctgctctacATGTTCTCCGTGTGCCACGTCCTGCTGCTCGTCCACCCGAATCAGACCTTCGATGTGTCCTACGACCGGCTCTTCAGAGCCCTAGACGCCCTGCGGCAGAAGGTCCTTCCGCTGATCCGGGCAGCCATCAAAGACTGTCCGGTGTCCAAAGAGTGGAAGGTGAACTGTCGGCCCTGCCCTCCGCGCCTGCTCTTCGTCTTCCAGATGAACGGTTCTCTCAAG gTCTTTGGAAATGGCTCAGAGTCTGGAGGAAACCCTGACAAGCCCAAGAAGCACTCTCCCCGTAGGAGGCTACAACATGCCCTGGAGGATCAAATTTATCGCATCTTCCGTAAAAGCAGGGTCCTGACCAACCAGAGCAGCAACTGCTTGTTCACTGTGCCTGCCAATCAGGCGTTTGTGTATGTCATACCGACAGTCGAAGAAGACCCTGTGGGCGCCCTGCTCGGTCAGCTGCGCTCCAACTGCATCTTGTGTGAACAAGACTCCACCACATTAGTGTCAGGCCCGAGGCGCTACCAGCAGATGAGACGTTCAGCTCGGCAGCCTGGCTTTGGCGGAGACTTGGTTGGCATGTCGATGGGCGGTCAACCAGTGGACTGCAGCTTAAAGGAATTCCTGTGGCAGCACGTAGAGCTGGTGCTGACCAAGAAAGGCTTTGACGACAGCGTTGGCCGCAACCCGCAGCCTTCACACTTTGAGCTGCCCACCTACTCCAAGTGGATCCAGGTCGCCTCCAGACTCCACCAGGTCCTTATAAGCAACACCGAGGAAGAAACAGCTGAACTAGCCACAAAAGTGCAAGGCCAGCTGAAGGTTTTGGAGGGTTTCCTCGATGCTGACACAAAGTTCTCTGAGAACAGGTGTCAGAAAGCTCTGCCACTCGCTCACAGCGCGTACCAGTCCAACCTGCCCCATAACTACACCACCACGGTGCACAAGAACCAGCTGGCTCAAGCTCTGCGGGTGTACAGCCAGCATGCCAGAGGTGTTGCTTTCCAGCGCTACGCTCTGCAGCTTCATGAGGACTGCTACAAGTTCTGGAGCAACGGCCACCAGCTGTGTGAGGAGCGAAGCCTGACAGACCAACACTGTGTTCACAAGTTCCACCTGCTGCCTCAGCCAG GAGAGAAGCCGGACATGGACCGCAACCCACCCATCCTGAACCACAACAGCAGGGGgcgctccaccagctcctgtaACTGTGGCAGGAAACAGGCTCCTCGTGAGGATCCGTTTGACATCCAGGCTGCTAATTATGACTTCTATCAG ATGCTGGACGAGAAATGCTGCGGGAAGCTGGAGAGGATCGACTTTCCAGTGTTCCAGCCCAGCACTCCTGACCCTGCACCAGCCTGCAACCAGCCTGCTCAGAGAGTGCCATGTGAGGCCTCGGGGTCTGGTGAAGCCGAGCGGCTGAAGGAGTCAACCACAGCGCAGAGTCACACACCCGGAGACACCAGCCTgagcctggctctcagtctggGCCAGTCCACAGACAGTCTGGGGCCTTATGCGGACGGAGACGGAACCGAAACCCAAGTTCAGCAAAAGAGGCCGAGCCTTGTTGACCGCCAGCCCTCCACTGTGGAATATCTCCCAGGTATGATGCACTCTGGCTGCCCAAAAGGTCTGCTGCCCAAGTTCTCCAGCTGGTCGCTGGTCAAACTGGGACCAGCCAAGTCATACAACTGCCACACCGGTCTGGAACAGCCAGGCTTCCTCCCCGGCTCTTCCTTCCTGTTGCCATGGGACTTGGTGATTCGCTCACGGTCAGAGGAGGACACAGGACTGACAGAGCCTTTGGATGGAGGCACCTCCTCGTGGCCAGCCCCCAACAAGACCCTGGTAGGGAAGCGAGGGAGCACCGGAGGGCTCGGTAGGAGTCGCAGGAGGGACGATATGGCTCGTGTCTTTGTGGGCTTTGAGTATGAAGACAGCAGGGGAAGGCGCTTCATCAGCTGCGGGCCTGATAAAATAGTGAAGGTTCTGGGGCCAGGGGGCGCCAAAGATCCTGCCACCAGGGTGCTAAACACCGACATGCCACTGTACATCCCTTCACCTTCACAGGGCCGCGGCCTGAAGCCTCACTTCGCCCAGCTGGCTCGCCTTTATATTGTGGTGCCTGACGCCCCGCTGGAGGTGACCCTCAACCCACAG GTGCAGCCTGGTCCTCCTCCCTGCCCAGTTTTCCATCCCGAGCAGACAGATTTAGTGTTGCCGCCTGACAGTCTCTGGGTGTTGCGGTTCCCTTTTTCCTACTCAACAGAACGTGGACCCTGTTACCCCCCCAAAGAGAACCAACCGCTCAACAACTACAAGGTGCTGCGAGGCATCCTGAAGGCCACCACTGCTAACCCTCCACCACAGTGA
- the kcnj15 gene encoding ATP-sensitive inward rectifier potassium channel 15 → MATRKAEVQRRIVSKDGHNNVRIDNVEGMVKLYLHDIWTTVVDMKWRYKLTLFASTFVMTWFIFGVIFYFIGMGNGDFEADLSSNHTACVMNVGTLTGAFLFSLESQTTIGYGFRYISEECPLAIFTLVAQLVITGLAEIFVTGAFLAKLARPKKRAETIKFSQSAVICRRQGKLCLMVRVANMRKSLLIQCQLTGKLLHSNVTEEGEKTQIHQSSVEFNMDSSGECPFLILPLTFYHVLDEHSPLAGLNAENLRTRDFELLITLNATMESTAATCQSRTSYVPQEILWGYEFKPVLFSTTGGRYVADFNFFDKVQVSNDAAFISNNTEKLKLEEDYKRD, encoded by the coding sequence ATGGCCACCAGGAAGGCCGAGGTCCAGCGAAGAATCGTGTCCAAGGACGGCCACAACAATGTGCGGATTGACAACGTGGAGGGCATGGTCAAGCTGTACCTGCACGACATTTGGACCACTGTGGTGGACATGAAATGGCGCTACAAACTCACTCTGTTTGCCTCCACCTTTGTCATGACTTGGTTCATCTTCGGGGTCATCTTTTACTTCATCGGCATGGGCAATGGAGACTTTGAGGCTGATCTGAGTTCTAACCACACAGCGTGTGTGATGAACGTGGGGACGCTCACCGGAGCCTTCCTATTCTCTCTGGAATCACAGACCACGATTGGCTACGGTTTTCGGTATATCTCAGAGGAATGTCCTCTAGCTATCTTCACTCTAGTGGCTCAGCTCGTCATCACCGGCCTGGCTGAGATCTTTGTCACTGGTGCCTTTCTCGCCAAACTGGCTCGACCCAAGAAGCGAGCAGAGACCATCAAGTTCAGCCAGTCGGCGGTGATTTGCCGCCGCCAGGGCAAGCTGTGTTTGATGGTGAGAGTGGCTAACATGAGGAAGAGTCTTCTAATCCAATGCCAGCTCACAGGAAAGCTCCTCCACTCCAACGTGACAGAGGAGGGTGAGAAGACACAAATCCACCAGAGCTCTGTGGAGTTCAACATGGACTCCAGTGGCGAGTGCCCCTTCCTCATCCTCCCGCTCACCTTCTACCATGTTTTGGACGAGCACAGCCCACTGGCAGGACTTAATGCAGAAAACCTGCGCACTCGTGACTTCGAGCTGCTGATCACCCTCAACGCCACCATGGAGTCAACAGCTGCCACATGCCAGAGTCGCACCTCCTACGTTCCCCAGGAAATCCTATGGGGTTACGAGTTCAAGCCGGTGCTATTCAGCACCACAGGTGGACGCTATGTGGCAGATTTCAACTTTTTTGACAAGGTCCAAGTGAGCAACGATGCAGCTTTCATCAGTAACAACACAGAGAAGCTCAAACTGGAGGAAGATTATAAAAGAGATTAG
- the vps26c gene encoding vacuolar protein sorting-associated protein 26C, which yields MSVTLDIRLKRANKVYHEGEVVAGVILLVCKEALQHHGISLNMEGLVNLQLSSKSVGVFEAFYNSVKPIQLISSNVEVAKAGKVPAGKTEIPFEFPLNTKGNKVLYETYHGVFVNIQYTLRCDMKRSLLAKDLSRNCEFIVHCQPQKAKVVPTPVNFTITPDTLQNTRERTSLPKFLIRGHLDATNCVISQPLTGEVVVENSDVPIKSIELQLVRVETCGCAEGYARDATEIQNIQIAEGDVCHSLSIPIYMVFPRLFTCPTLETTNFKVEFEVNIVIVLHDDHLITENFPLKLCRV from the exons ATGAGCGTCACTTTGGATATAAGACTGAAAAGAGCCAACAAAGTTTACCATGAAGGG GAAGTGGTGGCCGGTGTCATCTTGCTGGTGTGTAAAGAGGCGCTGCAGCACCATGGTATCTCTCTGAACATGGAGGGGCTGGTGAACCTGCAGCTGAGTTCTAAGAGCGTCGGCGTCTTCGAGGCTTTCTACAACTCTGTCAAG CCCATCCAGCTGATCAGCAGTAATGTCGAGGTGGCCAAGGCGGGAAAAGTCCCGGCAGGCAAAACTGAGATCCCCTTTGAGTTTCCTCTGAACACAAAAGGCAACAAAGTTTTGTACGAGACCTACCACGGTGTCTTCGTCAACATTCAG TACACCCTGCGCTGTGACATGAAGCGCTCCCTGCTGGCCAAAGACCTGAGCAGGAACTGTGAGTTCATTGTGCACTGCCAG CCCCAGAAAGCTAAAGTTGTCCCCACTCCGGTCAACTTCACCATCACTCCAGACACCCTGCAGAACACCCGCGAG AGGACTTCACTGCCGAAGTTTCTAATCAGAGGCCATTTAGATGCCACCAACTGTGTCATCAGCCAGCCGCTGACtggagaggtggtggtggagaacTCGGACGTTCCCATAAAGAGTATTGAACTGCAGCTTGTGCGAGTAGAAACCTGTG GTTGTGCTGAGGGTTATGCCAGAGATGCAACAGAGATACAGAACATCCAAATAGCTGAAGGTGATGTCTGCCACAGCCTCTCTATTCCCATCTACATGGTTTTCCCCCGGCTGTTCACCTGCCCAACACTGGAGACTACCAACTTTAAAGTCG aGTTTGAAGTCAACATTGTCATCGTGCTTCACGACGATCATCTGATCACAGAGAACTTTCCTCTGAAGCTGTGCAGAGTCTGA